From a region of the Cenarchaeum symbiont of Oopsacas minuta genome:
- a CDS encoding Peptide chain release factor subunit 1 protein: MKKINTNQISPSEWYKINNFVHDLSIIKNRCVSVYYPRGSGAEMVNLLQKTKRDDIAERIELAIEKRIVKLQKEPKFGSNVINTLCVFGWITNGKVILKHVTVSKKLPYIYILGKKPYLKPFKDILKVDYKVILAILDNKSAKLTMLQGNKILDESKISIHLMGRHRKGGQSQGRFLRARQTKIHIFFKKVAKKVLEMDSSDVKILFLGGNGLAKTEFHDELDPRLMKKCRFIYTVSFSTPAADIHKKLISQLYTYRKKRVSGMLEQFEQKVKEGKTARKNSIIKKALTVGAVGTLFVSARYHSNPKHVEIMKMLEMAENTSAKIEFVTAPNLVKKLEINDSVLAVLRYRFK, translated from the coding sequence TTGAAGAAAATAAATACCAATCAAATATCACCAAGTGAATGGTACAAGATTAATAATTTTGTTCATGATTTGAGTATAATAAAAAATCGTTGTGTCTCTGTATATTATCCCCGTGGAAGTGGCGCAGAAATGGTGAATTTACTTCAAAAAACAAAACGTGATGATATAGCAGAAAGAATAGAATTAGCCATTGAGAAAAGAATTGTAAAGCTGCAAAAAGAACCTAAATTCGGTTCAAATGTAATAAATACTCTATGCGTGTTTGGATGGATTACAAATGGTAAAGTAATTTTAAAGCATGTCACTGTTTCAAAAAAACTACCGTATATCTACATATTGGGCAAAAAACCATATCTAAAACCTTTCAAAGATATTCTAAAAGTAGACTATAAAGTAATACTTGCCATTCTAGATAATAAATCAGCAAAGTTAACTATGTTACAAGGGAATAAAATTCTAGACGAATCTAAAATTTCCATACATTTGATGGGACGTCACAGAAAAGGTGGACAAAGTCAAGGTAGATTTTTGAGAGCAAGACAGACAAAGATACACATTTTCTTTAAAAAAGTAGCAAAAAAAGTTTTAGAGATGGATTCTAGCGATGTGAAAATTTTGTTTCTAGGAGGAAATGGTCTTGCAAAAACAGAGTTTCATGATGAACTTGATCCTCGATTAATGAAAAAATGTAGATTTATCTACACTGTATCATTTTCTACACCTGCTGCAGACATTCATAAAAAATTGATATCTCAACTCTATACATATAGAAAAAAACGTGTTTCTGGAATGCTCGAACAGTTTGAACAAAAAGTAAAAGAAGGTAAAACGGCTAGAAAAAATTCCATAATTAAAAAGGCGCTTACTGTCGGTGCCGTCGGAACGCTTTTTGTTTCAGCTCGATATCATTCAAATCCAAAACATGTGGAGATAATGAAAATGCTAGAGATGGCAGAAAACACTTCAGCAAAAATTGAATTTGTAACAGCACCAAATCTTGTCAAGAAACTAGAGATAAATGATTCTGTACTAGCTGTTTTAAGATATAGATTCAAGTAA
- a CDS encoding ABC 3 transport family protein, with product MHSLTLEILTYGFMQKALVAGIATAVVCSFMGTFLVLRRYALFGDGISHVAFGGIAVGLFVGIFPIWTAFLVSILGGLGLQKLRSSAKISGDAAVVVVLTSGLAVGVILTSLSGGFSIDLFSFLFGNILLVGTKDALMISVIAAAITTALILLKKQFLHLTFNEEQAKIAGLNVTLLNYLFVVLAAITVVVSMRLVGILLISALIVIPNISAMMFGKGFKKTVGISVSMSIFSVISGIFVSYQFDLAPSGTIVIIAVALLLATMIFRSAGLISKVPAKAHT from the coding sequence GTGCATTCGTTGACACTTGAAATTCTCACCTATGGATTTATGCAAAAAGCTCTTGTTGCAGGAATTGCAACGGCAGTGGTTTGCTCTTTTATGGGAACATTTTTGGTCTTGAGGCGTTATGCACTTTTTGGCGATGGGATATCTCATGTAGCGTTTGGAGGTATTGCTGTAGGGTTATTTGTAGGAATATTTCCTATCTGGACTGCATTTCTAGTGTCAATTCTTGGCGGTCTTGGATTACAAAAACTACGTTCTAGTGCAAAAATATCTGGCGATGCCGCAGTCGTAGTTGTACTTACATCTGGTCTTGCAGTTGGAGTGATATTAACTAGTCTGTCTGGTGGTTTTTCAATTGATCTGTTTAGTTTTCTGTTTGGTAACATTCTGCTTGTAGGTACAAAAGATGCTTTGATGATATCTGTAATTGCTGCGGCGATAACCACTGCTCTTATATTATTAAAAAAACAGTTTTTACATCTTACATTTAACGAAGAGCAGGCAAAAATCGCTGGACTCAACGTTACTTTGTTAAATTATTTGTTTGTGGTTCTTGCTGCAATAACCGTAGTTGTATCCATGAGATTGGTGGGCATTCTCTTGATCTCAGCATTGATCGTAATACCGAATATTTCTGCAATGATGTTTGGCAAGGGATTTAAAAAAACAGTTGGAATCTCTGTATCTATGTCCATATTCTCTGTAATATCTGGCATATTCGTTTCATACCAATTTGATCTAGCTCCGTCTGGAACTATTGTGATAATCGCTGTTGCACTATTACTTGCCACCATGATTTTTCGTTCGGCAGGTTTGATATCCAAAGTACCAGCAAAAGCGCACACATGA
- a CDS encoding nitrous oxide reductase has translation MNSTTVMTMAAIVIGLAALGLILYDVDEESSVPTVRDIYLFSKVDKNIDEEKFGIPPDQFSTEQIIVNKGDTVNVHFYNLEPVETQEHHTFTINGKPYNVDLDINAGESDIVTFTATKDGIFKYVCTYHEPTMVGNLIVLG, from the coding sequence ATGAACTCAACTACAGTTATGACCATGGCAGCCATTGTAATAGGATTAGCAGCACTAGGATTGATTTTATATGATGTTGATGAAGAATCTTCTGTACCAACCGTACGTGACATTTATCTTTTCAGTAAAGTTGATAAAAATATAGATGAAGAAAAATTTGGAATACCTCCTGATCAATTTTCTACTGAACAGATAATAGTCAACAAAGGTGATACAGTAAACGTACATTTCTATAATTTAGAACCAGTAGAAACTCAAGAGCATCACACGTTTACTATAAACGGTAAACCGTATAATGTTGATCTTGATATAAACGCAGGAGAAAGTGATATTGTTACATTTACTGCCACCAAAGATGGAATTTTCAAATACGTATGTACGTATCATGAACCTACGATGGTAGGGAATTTGATAGTTTTAGGGTAA
- a CDS encoding ABC-type Mn2 /Zn2 transport system, ATPase component (znuC) has protein sequence MSVNYVLDVQNLTIGYRNHIAVDDISFNVENGDLLGIVGPNGAGKTTLFRAILGLQQYHIGKIKLFGYGSNEYAPLISMIGYVPQKIVFDKNFPATVFDVVSMGIISENKIAKCARMVKKFGFEWNQIYNLIHKEEEKIVEALKTVGMNALKDRRIGDLSGGELQRVFIAKSLVKDPLLLILDEPVTSVDVESQTKFYNVIKKINNENNVTIIWSSHDLDALEKYATKVACMNCKLFFHDEKEKFFSDEQAMKKYTESTMQIHMHDHIH, from the coding sequence ATGTCAGTAAATTACGTACTAGACGTACAAAACCTCACTATTGGTTATCGCAATCATATTGCAGTGGATGATATCAGCTTTAATGTTGAAAATGGAGATCTTTTAGGCATCGTCGGACCCAACGGTGCAGGGAAGACTACTCTCTTTCGGGCAATACTCGGATTACAGCAGTACCATATTGGAAAGATCAAATTATTTGGATATGGTTCTAACGAATACGCTCCATTAATATCCATGATTGGATATGTGCCACAAAAAATTGTATTCGATAAGAATTTCCCTGCAACGGTATTTGATGTGGTTTCAATGGGTATTATTTCTGAAAATAAAATTGCAAAATGTGCACGTATGGTAAAAAAATTTGGATTTGAATGGAATCAAATTTACAATCTGATCCACAAAGAAGAAGAAAAAATAGTAGAGGCGTTGAAAACAGTTGGAATGAATGCACTAAAAGATCGAAGAATAGGTGATCTATCTGGAGGAGAACTACAACGAGTATTCATTGCAAAATCCCTGGTAAAAGATCCGCTCTTATTGATTCTAGACGAACCAGTTACCAGCGTTGATGTAGAATCTCAAACAAAATTTTATAATGTCATAAAAAAAATAAATAATGAAAACAATGTTACCATAATATGGTCATCGCATGATCTTGATGCACTAGAAAAATATGCTACAAAAGTTGCATGTATGAACTGTAAACTATTTTTTCACGATGAAAAGGAAAAATTCTTTTCTGATGAACAAGCTATGAAAAAATATACTGAATCTACCATGCAAATACATATGCATGATCATATACACTAG
- a CDS encoding periplasmic solute-binding family protein: MNVLLYVGVGAVIAILFFAAYFWTADEMPQLETNNDKIRIYATFFPYYEFTKNIAGDRAETMQFISSNAQTHEWEPSAKKIQTLTEIDIFVYNGLGAESYVNKIIDSDQFNNIEFIKATDGIDLIKINDTIDPHMWLDPILVKKQVINIMNGLIKVDPINAQYYEKNAMMYNMKLDALDQKIISTLSTCNKNKIITYHNAFTYFADRYELELFSLGGLESENEFSSLKMIEFIEYAKNNDISVIFAEELVDPRLTEIIATEINGMVLFFNPLETISNQDASNGVTFIDKMEDNLAVLEKALECQ, encoded by the coding sequence ATGAACGTCTTGTTGTATGTTGGAGTTGGTGCAGTCATTGCGATCTTATTTTTTGCAGCATATTTTTGGACTGCCGATGAGATGCCACAACTGGAAACAAATAATGATAAAATAAGAATTTACGCTACATTTTTTCCATATTATGAATTTACAAAAAATATAGCTGGTGATAGAGCAGAGACTATGCAATTCATCTCTTCAAATGCACAAACTCATGAATGGGAACCTAGTGCAAAAAAAATTCAAACATTGACAGAAATTGATATTTTTGTTTATAATGGTCTTGGAGCAGAATCATATGTAAATAAGATAATTGATTCTGATCAGTTTAATAATATTGAATTTATCAAAGCTACAGATGGAATTGATCTGATAAAAATAAATGATACAATTGATCCTCATATGTGGTTAGATCCAATACTTGTCAAAAAACAAGTAATAAACATCATGAATGGATTAATCAAAGTTGATCCAATAAATGCCCAGTATTATGAGAAAAATGCAATGATGTATAATATGAAATTAGATGCATTGGATCAAAAAATAATATCTACACTTTCGACATGCAATAAAAATAAGATAATCACATATCATAATGCATTTACTTATTTTGCTGATAGATATGAATTGGAGCTCTTTTCATTGGGTGGTCTAGAATCTGAAAATGAATTTTCATCTTTAAAAATGATTGAATTTATTGAATATGCAAAAAATAATGACATTAGTGTAATATTTGCTGAAGAATTAGTTGATCCGAGATTAACTGAAATCATAGCTACAGAGATAAATGGTATGGTTTTGTTCTTTAACCCACTTGAAACCATATCCAATCAAGATGCTTCTAACGGTGTTACATTCATAGATAAAATGGAAGATAATTTAGCAGTATTAGAGAAGGCACTTGAATGTCAGTAA
- a CDS encoding transcriptional regulator — MGIISISLNDTMMKELDHAQTALGFTGRSEIIRTSIRNFLQEEKEKQSVKGKRNALLTVVHADEFDDQVAGIKHDYEDLIKTHLHNKIDDDRCVEVFLLDGESKKIEAVTRGFLINKKMDTVKLVSL; from the coding sequence ATGGGAATCATTTCAATCTCATTAAACGACACGATGATGAAAGAATTAGATCATGCTCAAACGGCACTCGGATTTACTGGTCGATCTGAAATTATCAGAACGAGTATACGGAATTTCCTTCAAGAAGAAAAAGAAAAACAAAGTGTCAAAGGTAAAAGAAATGCACTTCTTACGGTAGTCCATGCAGACGAATTTGATGATCAGGTAGCAGGGATAAAACATGATTATGAAGATTTGATTAAAACACATCTCCATAATAAAATCGATGATGATAGGTGTGTTGAAGTATTCTTGTTGGATGGAGAATCAAAAAAAATTGAAGCTGTGACTAGAGGTTTTCTGATCAACAAGAAAATGGATACAGTAAAGCTTGTATCATTGTAA